One genomic window of Mycteria americana isolate JAX WOST 10 ecotype Jacksonville Zoo and Gardens chromosome Z, USCA_MyAme_1.0, whole genome shotgun sequence includes the following:
- the LOC142402683 gene encoding LOW QUALITY PROTEIN: interferon alpha-7-like (The sequence of the model RefSeq protein was modified relative to this genomic sequence to represent the inferred CDS: deleted 2 bases in 1 codon; substituted 1 base at 1 genomic stop codon), which produces MTFKASQPVSQNINRKGGTXELIFTMNAFGLIQIGLILLCTTTISSLQCNHLPLQQRKVIENSLQLLDKMGKKFPQQCLREKMSFRFPEQVLKPRQKETVKVAIEEIFQHIFYIFSKNLTLAAWDGTALEQFQNGLYQQIEQLEACVIKKQTHHFRSKEVNRLKLKKYFQKIDCFLKDKQHNLCSWEISRAEMRRCLQLIDKVLRKVNN; this is translated from the exons ATGACCTTCAAAGCATCCCAGCCTGTCTCTCAGAAT ATAAACAGGAAAGGAGGAACGTAAGAGCTTATCTTTACCATGAACGCTTTTGGCTTGATACAAATTGGCCTCATACTGTTGtgcaccaccaccatctccagTCTTCAATGTAATCACCTTCCTTTACAGCAAAGAAAAGTGATTGAGAACAGCCTGCAACTTTTGGACAAAATGGGCAAAAAGTTTCCTCAACAATGTCTAAGAGAGAAAATGTCCTTCAGATTTCCTGAGCAGGTTCTAAAGCCCAGACAGAAAGAGACTGTCAAAGTGGCCATTGAGGAGATCTTCCAACACATCTTCTATATCTTTAGCAAAAATCTGACTCTAGCCGCTTGGGATGGGACAGCTTTAGAACAATTCCAAAATGGACTTTATCAGCAAATTGAGCAATTGGAGGCATGTGTAATCAAGAAGCAGACCCACCACTTTCGGAGTAAAGAAGTCAACAGGCTGAAACTGAAAAAGTACTTCCAAAAAATAGACTGTTTTCTTAAAGACAAACAACACAACCTGTGCTCCTGGGAGATCAGCCGTGCAGAAATGAGGAGATGTCTTCAATTGATTGATAAAGTCCTAAGGAAGGTTAACAACTAA